From one Neorhizobium galegae genomic stretch:
- a CDS encoding sensor histidine kinase, with protein MLEQLRREKSARDPAFAWTPWPVFAFAAAAILISALYAAGLYGRSSAVEALLDQGRADANLKVALLRAVLERPRALPLLLAEDQQVVSALASRNAEAVGALDRKLEGLVAGTHASVLYVTGRDGIAVASSNWREPLSFVGNDYSFREYFQRAMQNGTAEHFALGSVSKRPGLYISRRAENQVGPLGVVVVKMEFDQLEGDWHDANRPVYVTDADGVVLITSIPSWRFMTAAPLPAERLGAIRQSLQFGNAPLAPLPIVRQELLSEGASIVSAVLPGTSAGEYLRLLTPVPSTSWRLEYLVPTEPSVAAAVREARLLALAVLVPILALIAFLLRRRQMITIRIAAEKTLRVELERRVAERTVDLSRARDLLQEEIADHRSTDSKLQVVQQELVQANRLAILGQVAAGVAHEINQPVATIRAYADNARVFLQRNRKASAEENLGEIAALTERIGMITEELKAFGRKGRTPPEAVDLRGAIEGAVVLLRSRFAGRLDILQIDLPPPGLAVTGNRVRLEQVLINLFQNALEALEGRTQASVNVSVETLVDEIVIRVSDNGPGIDPSVRSSLFSPFKTSKEKGLGLGLVISKDIVTDYGGRIEVESGETGTTFIVYLRKAV; from the coding sequence ATGCTTGAGCAGCTCCGTCGAGAAAAATCCGCCAGGGATCCCGCCTTTGCGTGGACACCATGGCCTGTCTTTGCCTTCGCAGCTGCCGCGATCCTGATATCCGCTCTTTATGCCGCCGGTCTCTACGGCCGCAGTTCCGCAGTCGAAGCGCTCCTCGACCAGGGCCGCGCCGATGCCAACCTGAAGGTTGCGCTGTTGCGTGCGGTGCTGGAAAGACCGCGAGCGCTTCCCCTGCTTCTGGCCGAGGATCAGCAGGTGGTCAGCGCGCTCGCATCGAGAAACGCAGAGGCCGTCGGCGCCCTGGACCGAAAGTTGGAAGGGCTCGTGGCCGGCACCCATGCCTCCGTTCTCTATGTTACGGGTAGGGACGGCATCGCGGTCGCATCCAGCAACTGGCGCGAACCCTTGAGCTTCGTCGGCAACGACTATTCCTTCCGGGAATATTTCCAACGGGCGATGCAGAACGGAACGGCAGAGCACTTCGCCTTGGGCAGCGTTAGCAAGCGTCCTGGGCTATATATCTCGCGGCGCGCCGAAAATCAGGTCGGCCCGCTCGGCGTCGTTGTGGTGAAGATGGAATTCGACCAGCTCGAAGGCGATTGGCACGACGCCAACCGTCCCGTCTATGTCACCGACGCCGATGGTGTCGTCTTGATCACCAGCATTCCGTCCTGGCGCTTCATGACCGCCGCGCCGCTGCCTGCGGAACGGCTTGGCGCCATCCGCCAGAGCCTACAATTCGGGAACGCGCCATTGGCACCTCTTCCGATCGTGCGGCAGGAACTGCTTTCGGAGGGAGCATCGATCGTTTCGGCGGTTTTGCCGGGAACAAGCGCAGGTGAGTATCTTCGCCTTCTGACGCCGGTCCCTTCGACATCGTGGCGCCTTGAATATCTCGTGCCGACCGAGCCTTCCGTCGCCGCTGCGGTACGCGAGGCGCGGCTGCTTGCACTTGCGGTGCTCGTTCCGATCCTGGCACTGATCGCATTCCTTTTGAGGCGGCGGCAGATGATCACCATTCGCATCGCCGCGGAGAAAACCCTGCGCGTGGAACTGGAGCGCCGTGTTGCGGAACGCACCGTGGATTTGAGCCGCGCGCGGGACCTTCTGCAGGAAGAGATCGCCGACCATCGCAGTACCGACTCGAAGCTGCAGGTCGTGCAGCAGGAACTCGTGCAGGCAAATCGCCTTGCGATCCTTGGTCAGGTTGCGGCCGGGGTTGCCCATGAAATCAACCAGCCGGTCGCGACGATCCGTGCCTATGCCGACAATGCACGTGTCTTCCTGCAACGGAACCGGAAAGCGTCGGCGGAGGAAAATCTCGGTGAGATCGCCGCCCTGACCGAGCGGATCGGCATGATCACCGAGGAACTCAAGGCCTTCGGACGCAAGGGACGAACGCCGCCCGAAGCCGTCGATCTGCGGGGCGCTATCGAAGGCGCGGTGGTTCTTTTGAGGAGCCGCTTTGCCGGGCGGCTCGACATACTCCAGATCGATCTGCCACCACCCGGCCTTGCCGTCACCGGCAATCGCGTCCGCCTCGAGCAGGTGTTGATCAATCTGTTCCAGAATGCCTTGGAAGCGCTGGAGGGCAGAACCCAGGCAAGTGTGAATGTCTCCGTGGAGACGTTGGTGGATGAGATCGTGATCCGGGTCTCCGACAATGGTCCCGGTATTGATCCATCGGTTAGAAGTTCGCTCTTTTCGCCCTTCAAGACGTCCAAGGAAAAGGGCCTGGGCCTCGGTCTGGTCATCTCGAAGGATATCGTCACGGACTATGGTGGTCGCATCGAGGTGGAAAGCGGCGAAACCGGCACGACTTTCATTGTCTATCTGCGCAAGGCGGTATGA
- a CDS encoding dicarboxylate/amino acid:cation symporter has translation MEDMMNATISDVPTHDELPFYRHLYFQVLVAIAAGILLGHFYPDVGASLKPLGDAFIKLVKMIIAPVIFLTVATGIAGMADLQKVGRVAGKAMIYFLAFSTLALAVGLLVSNIVQPGAGMHIDPATLDAKAVATYTAKAHDATITGFLMNIIPDTIVGAFAQGDILQVLFFSVLFGIALGMVGERGRPVLDFLQALTAPIFRLVTILMKAAPIGAFGAMAFTIGKYGIGSIANLAMLIGTFYLTSLLFVLVVLGAVARYNGFSIISLIRYIKEELLLVLGTSSSEAALPGLMAKMERAGCKRSVVGLVIPTGYSFNLDGTNIYMTLAALFIAQATDTPITLGDQILLLLVAMLSSKGAAGITGAGFITLAATLSVVPSVPVAGMALILGIDRFMSECRALTNLIGNAVATVVVARWENELDQTQFATAMAGGADAENAVLIPSGQPAE, from the coding sequence ATGGAGGACATGATGAACGCAACTATCTCCGATGTGCCAACGCACGACGAACTTCCTTTCTACCGCCACCTTTATTTTCAGGTTCTCGTGGCGATTGCCGCCGGCATCCTGCTCGGTCATTTCTACCCGGATGTCGGCGCTTCGCTGAAGCCGCTCGGCGATGCCTTCATCAAGCTGGTGAAGATGATTATCGCGCCGGTGATCTTCCTGACGGTGGCAACCGGCATCGCCGGCATGGCCGACCTGCAGAAGGTCGGGCGTGTCGCGGGCAAGGCGATGATCTACTTCCTGGCCTTTTCGACGCTCGCGCTCGCCGTTGGCCTCCTCGTCTCGAATATCGTCCAGCCCGGCGCCGGCATGCACATAGATCCGGCCACGCTCGACGCCAAGGCGGTGGCGACCTATACGGCGAAGGCCCATGACGCCACGATCACCGGCTTTCTGATGAACATCATCCCGGACACGATCGTCGGCGCCTTCGCACAGGGCGATATCCTGCAGGTGCTGTTCTTCTCGGTTCTGTTCGGCATCGCTCTTGGCATGGTCGGCGAACGCGGCCGTCCCGTCCTCGATTTCCTGCAGGCATTGACCGCGCCGATCTTCCGTCTCGTGACCATCCTGATGAAGGCTGCCCCGATCGGCGCTTTCGGCGCCATGGCTTTTACCATCGGCAAATACGGCATCGGTTCGATTGCCAATCTTGCCATGCTGATCGGCACTTTCTATCTTACCTCGCTCCTTTTCGTTCTGGTCGTCCTCGGTGCCGTCGCCCGATACAACGGCTTTTCGATCATCTCACTCATCCGCTACATCAAGGAAGAACTGCTTCTTGTGCTCGGCACTTCCTCGTCGGAAGCGGCGTTGCCCGGCCTGATGGCAAAGATGGAACGCGCCGGCTGCAAGCGCTCGGTGGTCGGCCTTGTTATTCCGACTGGCTATTCCTTCAATCTCGACGGCACAAACATCTATATGACGCTTGCCGCGCTCTTCATCGCCCAGGCGACCGACACGCCGATCACACTCGGCGACCAGATCCTGCTGCTGCTGGTCGCGATGCTGAGCTCGAAGGGGGCTGCAGGCATTACTGGCGCCGGCTTCATCACCCTGGCGGCGACCCTTTCGGTCGTTCCATCCGTGCCGGTCGCCGGCATGGCGCTGATCCTCGGCATTGATCGCTTCATGTCGGAATGCCGGGCGCTCACGAACCTGATCGGCAATGCGGTTGCGACCGTTGTTGTCGCGCGCTGGGAAAACGAGCTGGACCAGACACAGTTTGCTACTGCCATGGCGGGCGGCGCCGACGCCGAAAACGCGGTATTGATACCGTCGGGCCAGCCTGCCGAATAA
- a CDS encoding sensor histidine kinase, with protein MSNAVTESRLTEHPQWGLEQLRNAIHAAGVALWSWNVDTDRFVMDGHGFTLWNVTHDVSLTFEHLSEKIHPADRDRVRAAFVATRAVIGPYEIDFRILVGSDVRWVSARGQGSDAGIKNRAMTGIFLDVTGRKQAEESHELLAGEMSHRVKNLLAIASGLTLITSRSSASIEDMTKQLTNRLTALGRAHDLVRPLPSGQGDAALLGDIFTVLLAPYDDDGAFAGRIRVAVPRLGVGQAAATGLALVVHELATNALKYGALSVPEGALDVSGTMVGDDVEIRWTERGGPEVSAPEGPGGYGSELLRRTLAGHLGGALDHVWSTEGLLVTLRIDGVRLSR; from the coding sequence GTGAGCAACGCCGTGACCGAGAGTCGCCTCACCGAACATCCCCAATGGGGACTGGAGCAGTTGCGCAACGCAATCCATGCGGCGGGCGTGGCCTTGTGGTCTTGGAACGTGGACACTGACCGTTTCGTTATGGACGGTCACGGCTTTACTCTCTGGAACGTCACACACGATGTTTCCCTGACGTTCGAGCATCTGTCCGAGAAAATACATCCCGCCGACAGGGACCGGGTGAGGGCGGCTTTTGTCGCGACACGCGCCGTGATCGGCCCTTACGAGATCGACTTCCGCATACTCGTTGGATCGGACGTGCGATGGGTATCGGCACGGGGACAAGGCAGTGATGCGGGCATCAAGAACCGGGCGATGACGGGTATTTTCCTGGATGTCACGGGGCGCAAGCAGGCCGAAGAAAGCCACGAGCTCCTTGCGGGCGAAATGAGCCACCGCGTCAAGAACCTGCTTGCCATCGCGTCGGGTCTAACTCTGATTACCTCACGATCCTCTGCGTCCATCGAAGACATGACGAAGCAGCTGACCAACCGGCTGACCGCACTCGGCCGGGCGCACGATCTTGTTCGGCCGCTACCGAGTGGCCAGGGCGATGCTGCGCTTCTCGGAGACATCTTTACCGTTTTACTCGCTCCATATGATGACGACGGAGCATTTGCCGGAAGAATTAGAGTAGCCGTTCCGCGTCTCGGCGTCGGTCAGGCGGCTGCGACGGGTCTGGCACTTGTCGTCCACGAACTGGCAACCAACGCCTTGAAGTATGGCGCACTATCGGTGCCGGAAGGCGCGCTCGATGTCTCGGGTACGATGGTTGGGGACGACGTCGAAATTCGCTGGACGGAAAGAGGAGGACCTGAAGTCAGCGCCCCGGAGGGGCCTGGCGGATATGGAAGTGAGCTTCTCCGCCGCACGCTGGCTGGCCATCTTGGCGGCGCCCTCGATCACGTATGGTCTACGGAAGGATTGCTCGTGACCCTGCGCATTGATGGCGTTCGACTGTCGCGCTAG
- a CDS encoding cold-shock protein, with product MTTGTVKWFNSTKGFGFIQPDNGGADAFVHISAVERAGMREIVEGQKIGYELERDVKSGKMSACNLQAA from the coding sequence ATGACCACAGGCACAGTTAAATGGTTCAATTCCACCAAGGGCTTCGGCTTTATCCAGCCTGACAATGGCGGCGCTGATGCGTTCGTACACATTTCTGCCGTCGAGCGCGCCGGAATGCGGGAAATCGTCGAGGGCCAGAAGATCGGCTACGAACTCGAACGCGACGTAAAGTCCGGTAAGATGTCGGCTTGCAACTTGCAGGCTGCCTAA
- a CDS encoding J domain-containing protein has translation MTSDSKIFVGLRSIRKKPAPHHEPNHPKCQWDGCEKGGTHRAPVGRDAEGLYLLFCPEHVKEYTKGYNFAPNLSDPLIARYQREAASGSRPTWGTGIKKASEMPLPSMARSGSAKATNARKSAAQRQAANADLQRRKLKVLEAKAFETLGLSPDATPEEIRSRYKQRLKMHHPDANHGERNSEDQLQASIDAHKILKLNGFC, from the coding sequence ATGACGTCTGATTCAAAGATATTTGTCGGCCTACGGTCGATCCGCAAAAAACCGGCTCCGCACCACGAACCAAACCATCCGAAATGCCAGTGGGACGGATGCGAAAAAGGTGGCACTCATCGCGCTCCTGTCGGGCGGGATGCCGAAGGGCTTTATCTGCTGTTCTGTCCTGAGCACGTAAAGGAATACACCAAAGGTTATAACTTTGCGCCAAATCTCTCCGACCCTTTGATCGCGCGCTATCAGAGGGAAGCGGCAAGCGGCAGCCGCCCGACCTGGGGCACCGGTATCAAAAAAGCCTCGGAGATGCCGCTCCCCTCCATGGCCCGCTCCGGTTCCGCAAAGGCGACGAACGCACGCAAAAGCGCTGCACAACGCCAGGCCGCAAACGCGGATCTTCAGCGACGCAAGCTCAAGGTACTGGAAGCCAAGGCTTTCGAGACGCTCGGCCTTTCGCCGGATGCAACGCCGGAGGAGATCAGAAGCCGCTACAAGCAAAGGCTCAAGATGCATCATCCGGATGCGAACCACGGAGAGCGCAACTCGGAGGATCAGCTTCAGGCGTCGATCGACGCCCATAAGATCCTCAAGCTCAACGGCTTTTGCTAA